The sequence AGCTTTCTTCTTTTTGCATATTTGGGTAgagtttgaatgaaaattaaCATCCCACttggatatttattttatttatctacttgttattattattatattattatttgacgttaattttcattcaaactcTAGACTTTGAACATGTTTTGCTGGAGAAGTCATACTGCATTTAATTTAGGGGAAGACTCAGAATTCTACGCAGAAAGAGAAAGGGAAGCttaaagagagagaagagaagggATTAACTTACGTAGCTTCCAATCAAGAAGCTAACTCTCTGGtgctttatattattataatgaaaaaaatggccctttatttttcttcattaaccTTGAGTCAAGCTTTCTCCTTTTGAATCTTTGAACTTGCTTGCTCAAGTAGTCACATCGCATTTTAGAGGAAGACTgagaattatatatatttatagagaGAAAGGCGCAGGTATTAACGTACGTAGTTAGCTTACAATCAAGAAGCTAGATCTCCGGTGCTGTCTCCAACAATAATATGATGGAAAAGGCTTATTCCCTCTTTCTTTGCGTTCTCTTGATTTTAGTCCTCTTCTTGCCATCCACAGCAGCTGGAAGAGCACTGCTTCAAACGGGTATGTATAACTCAATACTCCAAAACCATGATTTGTGATTAAAATTTCTTGTACTTGCTAACAGCCTCAGAAGCCAGCACTGTTTATGAGGTACTTACCCAATACCCATCCAGTGATGGACCTGCTGGTTTTGGAATATTggtaaagaattttttatatgattcaTGTGTTATGGCAGAGGGTGAGGGTGGATACCACGGCGGAAATGGTGCGAGTAGAATTGGCATACACGGCCATCCCTCCAGCCCTGCCCCCTCCAGAACTGGAGTTTCATCTCCTTCGGGACCCACCCCCGTCGGGAAAGGTGTTACTGGTGAGTAATTCATCATTCCAATTTTCCAGTTTTGTTACCAATTCAGTTAACTCTATCAGCCAATATGTCAAGTCAAAAaccaatatttatatttattgttatattaaCTCAATTAACTCTAACCAGCGCGACATGTATTAGAAAATTCATtacaatagattttttttctattttcaaattcttgtaattaattgtaactttttatttttgttgtaattctTTAATTCTAGGactgtttcctatttttgtattttgggttaattctaaaattgtttcctatttttgttgtaatccTCTAATTCTatgattgtttcctatttttgtgttttgagtagattatttcttatttttatgttttaggttttgtgtatatatattcattcttaatcaataaaaaattcaaatcattattttttaatattcttctCTCTGCTTCAACAGAATGCACTAAAAATCGGTACGCTGCATGTACGCCCAGCGAACCCAAATCGTGCGGCCCATATCAACGTAACTGCCGCTGAAGCTTATGAAGTTGAAGTAAAGTGGAAAATCCAgaacaaggaaaacaatagtGATAATTATTCATACTTACGCTCGTGACGTAGTTCACAAAGTAGAATGCCCACCTTACCAAGAAACTGGTTTCTTGGTGTGTGGAAATTGTATGTTTAATTGGCTAGCTGGTTCTTGtgtcatctctctctctcttccctgGGAATTACGGCTATATGGAggccataataataataatagttgtgCACCACTTTTGAGACTCCTTCAGACAATTACTATTAGACAAtgttattcatatttttatttacaaaatcaatattgtaataataatttttttttaaataaataaatcaaacaaaaaacaaaaattttggagaGCAAAAAATGGGAATTCCATAATAAATCACCTGTTTTCTGAAGTTCatttagcaaaaaataaaatctttagaaaaaagaaaggtcAAAGTAAGTGGCATGGTTGGGGACCAATCTTGAGTCTCCGACTCTTATTCTAAAACAGGTCACAATTTCGAGTAGACTCTTTAACCCAAGAAATGGTTGGTGTGGGCAACTGgaagtttcttttatttttgaataaaattgaaaatgggaAAGGACGTCCTCCTCTGAACtggtaaaaggaaaatatttctGCTAATCATCTTGATTTGCTTCACTTGTCTATGGACatatgtttcatatttttattatgatatgGTGTGtttaattcatatatttttctttgattggaAAGAAATAGTGATCGATATGGACCCAATTGACCCCGCATCAAGCCGTGGAACAGGTCCATTGCTTCACTGCCTACCGTGTGGACTGGACGACGTATCAACATCTTACATGATAAGAACACATTATGAATATGTACAAATTAAGCAAGGAACGACCAATTAATTGTAACTTGCACTTTGATAAGTTTTAAAACCCATGATgataattaatgagaaaaaaaaatatttagtaaagATTAGTAAACATGATGAAGGATTGGCCTCTTTTTGTGTTACTCATTTCATCTTTATGGTGCAAACAAAGTCAGAAATAAATGGGAGGGTATATGGTTGGTACTGTCTTGAGTTTGTTGacattttttcctaaaataggccataatttgggattttgataaaaatatctttttttttttaaattattaaaatatgataattttaaaaacctatTTCAAAATCTATAACACTATTTAAGACATTAGTTCAAAGTAGGTTTTTGAAGAATATTGAATTGTTGAAGTTGTTctttaaaaaagtaatttttaaattttattggaCCCCTGCAAATgccatatatttgaaaatatttcttgaattatgcttttttttttaaattattgtcttttgttttcaaaatcccaTGACAATCTGGGGTAGAGCTAGACGATTGTAACATCATGAAGATCGTAGGCATTTAAAAGATGATAATCATTTGTGAATAAAA is a genomic window of Vitis riparia cultivar Riparia Gloire de Montpellier isolate 1030 chromosome 1, EGFV_Vit.rip_1.0, whole genome shotgun sequence containing:
- the LOC117923650 gene encoding uncharacterized protein LOC117923650, translated to MMEKAYSLFLCVLLILVLFLPSTAAGRALLQTEGEGGYHGGNGASRIGIHGHPSSPAPSRTGVSSPSGPTPVGKGVTECTKNRYAACTPSEPKSCGPYQRNCR